The following are encoded together in the Scomber scombrus chromosome 7, fScoSco1.1, whole genome shotgun sequence genome:
- the LOC133982952 gene encoding gamma-enolase-like isoform X1 has translation MSIVNIVAREILDSRGNPTVEVDLHTDKGLFRAAVPSGASTGIYEALELRDGDKTRYKGKAKFGANSILGVSLAICKAGAEEKGVPLYRHIADLAGNKELVLPVPAFNVINGGSHAGNRLAMQEFMVLPVGAESFRDALRMGAELYQTLRGVIKEKYGQDATNVGDEGGFAPNIQENSEALELIKTAIEKAGFTDKVVIGMDVAASEFFIEGKYDLDFKSPPNAARNISAEELASIYQGFINNYPVVSIEDPFDQDDWPAWAQFTTSVGIQVVGDDLTVTNPRRIERAVAEKSCNCLLLKVNQIGSVTEAIKACKLAQENGWGVMVSHRSGETEDTFIADLVVGLCTGQIKTGAPCRSERLAKYNQLMRIEEELGDQAHFAGHNFRNPSAL, from the exons aTGTCTATAGTGAATATTGTTGCCAGGGAGATCCTGGACTCCAGGGGAAACCCAACTGTGGAAGTAGATCTGCATACAGACAAAG GTCTTTTCAGGGCTGCTGTGCCCAGTGGTGCGTCTACAGGCATCTATGAGGCTCTGGAGCTCCGAGATGGAGACAAGACTCGCTACAAGGGCAAAG CTAAGTTTGGTGCCAATTCTATTCTTGGAGTATCACTGGCCATATGCAAAGCTGGCGCAGAGGAGAAGGGCGTCCCCCTGTACCGTCACATTGCTGATCTGGCAGGAAACAAAGAGCTGGTCCTCCCAGTTCCT GCATTTAATGTGATCAACGGGGGCTCTCATGCTGGTAACAGACTGGCTATGCAGGAGTTCATGGTACTTCCTGTAGGGGCAGAGTCTTTCCGTGATGCTCTGCGTATGGGGGCCGAGCTCTACCAGACACTGAGAGGTGTCATCAAGGAGAAGTATGGTCAGGATGCCACAAATGTGGGAGATGAGGGGGGATTTGCCCCTAACATACAGGAGAACAGTGAAG CCCTCGAGCTGATCAAGACAGCCATAGAGAAAGCGGGCTTCACAGACAAAGTGGTGATAGGGATGGATGTAGCTGCATCAGAGTTTTTCATCGAGGGCAAATATGACCTCGACTTTAAGTCTCCACCCAATGCTGCACGCAACATCAGTGCTGAGGAGCTGGCCAGCATCTACCAGGGCTTCATTAATAATTACCCag TGGTGTCTATTGAAGATCCTTTTGACCAAGATGACTGGCCAGCTTGGGCACAGTTTACAACTTCAGTGGGCATCCAG GTGGTTGGCGATGATCTGACAGTCACTAACCCTCGCAGGATAGAACGAGCTGTGGCGGAAAAGTCCTGCAACTGCCTGCTGCTTAAAGTCAATCAGATTGGCTCCGTCACAGAGGCCATCAAGGC CTGCAAGTTGGCCCAGGAGAATGGCTGGGGCGTGATGGTGAGCCACCGCTCAGGAgaaacagaggacacttttataGCTGACCTGGTGGTTGGTCTCTGCACTGGACAA ATCAAAACTGGAGCGCCCTGTCGGTCAGAGCGTCTGGCTAAATACAATCAGCTCATGAG GATTGAGGAAGAGTTGGGTGACCAGGCCCACTTTGCTGGGCACAACTTTCGCAACCCCAGTGCCCTTTGA
- the LOC133982952 gene encoding gamma-enolase-like isoform X2 codes for MSIVNIVAREILDSRGNPTVEVDLHTDKGLFRAAVPSGASTGIYEALELRDGDKTRYKGKGVTKAVGHINDTIGPALIQSGISVLEQGKLDNMMIEMDGTDNKSKFGANSILGVSLAICKAGAEEKGVPLYRHIADLAGNKELVLPVPAFNVINGGSHAGNRLAMQEFMVLPVGAESFRDALRMGAELYQTLRGVIKEKYGQDATNVGDEGGFAPNIQENSEALELIKTAIEKAGFTDKVVIGMDVAASEFFIEGKYDLDFKSPPNAARNISAEELASIYQGFINNYPVVSIEDPFDQDDWPAWAQFTTSVGIQVVGDDLTVTNPRRIERAVAEKSCNCLLLKVNQIGSVTEAIKACKLAQENGWGVMVSHRSGETEDTFIADLVVGLCTGQIKTGAPCRSERLAKYNQLMRIEEELGDQAHFAGHNFRNPSAL; via the exons aTGTCTATAGTGAATATTGTTGCCAGGGAGATCCTGGACTCCAGGGGAAACCCAACTGTGGAAGTAGATCTGCATACAGACAAAG GTCTTTTCAGGGCTGCTGTGCCCAGTGGTGCGTCTACAGGCATCTATGAGGCTCTGGAGCTCCGAGATGGAGACAAGACTCGCTACAAGGGCAAAG GTGTAACCAAGGCTGTAGGTCACATTAATGACACTATTGGACCTGCCCTCATCCAGTCT ggGATCAGTGTGCTAGAACAGGGGAAACTGGACAACATGATGATTGAAATGGATGGTACTGACAACAAAT CTAAGTTTGGTGCCAATTCTATTCTTGGAGTATCACTGGCCATATGCAAAGCTGGCGCAGAGGAGAAGGGCGTCCCCCTGTACCGTCACATTGCTGATCTGGCAGGAAACAAAGAGCTGGTCCTCCCAGTTCCT GCATTTAATGTGATCAACGGGGGCTCTCATGCTGGTAACAGACTGGCTATGCAGGAGTTCATGGTACTTCCTGTAGGGGCAGAGTCTTTCCGTGATGCTCTGCGTATGGGGGCCGAGCTCTACCAGACACTGAGAGGTGTCATCAAGGAGAAGTATGGTCAGGATGCCACAAATGTGGGAGATGAGGGGGGATTTGCCCCTAACATACAGGAGAACAGTGAAG CCCTCGAGCTGATCAAGACAGCCATAGAGAAAGCGGGCTTCACAGACAAAGTGGTGATAGGGATGGATGTAGCTGCATCAGAGTTTTTCATCGAGGGCAAATATGACCTCGACTTTAAGTCTCCACCCAATGCTGCACGCAACATCAGTGCTGAGGAGCTGGCCAGCATCTACCAGGGCTTCATTAATAATTACCCag TGGTGTCTATTGAAGATCCTTTTGACCAAGATGACTGGCCAGCTTGGGCACAGTTTACAACTTCAGTGGGCATCCAG GTGGTTGGCGATGATCTGACAGTCACTAACCCTCGCAGGATAGAACGAGCTGTGGCGGAAAAGTCCTGCAACTGCCTGCTGCTTAAAGTCAATCAGATTGGCTCCGTCACAGAGGCCATCAAGGC CTGCAAGTTGGCCCAGGAGAATGGCTGGGGCGTGATGGTGAGCCACCGCTCAGGAgaaacagaggacacttttataGCTGACCTGGTGGTTGGTCTCTGCACTGGACAA ATCAAAACTGGAGCGCCCTGTCGGTCAGAGCGTCTGGCTAAATACAATCAGCTCATGAG GATTGAGGAAGAGTTGGGTGACCAGGCCCACTTTGCTGGGCACAACTTTCGCAACCCCAGTGCCCTTTGA
- the atn1 gene encoding atrophin-1, giving the protein MKTRTHKESMPMRSGRRRGASEERRGRRPHPSPTRPERNDRQTQRGAAEELAGNRFSRRSQGHDSSESEGEELVSPPKRQKVQDSASTPNPPTSTHSTDSSAPSTVPPPTSVASQSRESDNEDGQSQGSRSSVVGSLANSSSSLSSGRDIDQDNRSSSPSLSASPLGSLDSDSDGPDSPKQGEREREKGKEGGGGKVAGEDRRALREGRGEDLCGDGEKPDVDSRIEDCPSLKPPSTPCSSSGLTPSLRGAGDSSNDGNSGRKSYFSLDSKLMCKVEYGGPTGVDGTLSGNRMNSKASTQCATKTTISGGDFSHNSPNIPHSLAPPLPPPPALKPLELGVQNLPAEVKTERDKIEKADKLVDKSPPSLLPQTGPQPQSQSQPQAQPSAHPHHYSSTSWQGGTATGCQGSWGYTRYPGNHHPHQPQHQPPVQQQQLPSVYNPPSSRHSSSHPSYLPHPHPHPHREYLPRYAGGGGDRERGAAGERERGVRGECGGRELNREFSAPIGNSSNNSSGGNSNSACGGMGGPNSIQSREFGGLSVSQNRDFQGSGRDGPTNMGPERRDFVPAFRDRERERERERERDGGREFPLPNQNQTRDFGPNGAGGGHPRDKDGGRWGEFGGQTREVVGNSNPNSNSIPQGNPPSSTSGLPVTPMLNRDPPASPQNNTSHSSHSSLPPHPHPHPPNSTNRDFPPPMDQAQTPSSGADHFHREYPPTGGKDFPAGAPPSAGTNREYLSPPGVTSNLGREYSGPGGTQHPHPPHPHYQSGPRDRERDSNLREAALYQNRGGPNQPRALSPSSSSSHHGHPPNAPYPPPPPQPPLAPSQTSHAQPPPAAMAPSVRPPHYQSSGQTPPTPLSPLPSPSTNQMGGFSSFPPGSSSAPNMPLPGPGVSSSCSPGCRPSPFHGTLNSHPPFSGAYHSNGNSGSNMANSNSNSSAPNSSNTNSQSLSPQNVSKGPPPLSNSANNNSISTPSSSSSLPGGVGHSDSGPPPIPVIKEEPIEEREESESPPPVLRSPSPEPKPVDIPIHASQSARFHKVLDRGSGNSCARSDVLFVPLDGSKLWKKRNEMIERARREVEQRARDLREKERERERERERERELDRHLQQQKDASAAAGARQGSSLFFPSSSSIILDPSSSSSSSGNHVTHAPPHHQHHPSHPHAHLTPSHHLHPTLSHSIPHSLLLPSMAGASAVVGGHQGALGIGLGGPYLGPDTPALRTLSEYARPHAMSPLGAASRVQQHHQQVHHGHPHVHPSFFLPQFQNHALGHPHHLPADAATAAAILGFLYGGSLEGGPGVGGHAGVAGGPVPGGIGGGGLGGVGFPHAVAAHRDRMKPGFEFKSDERIYPPGSMPDPAALALAHSHSHAHAHAHAHAHSLLLGGGANEVSLYCTPPPPAPPGPPHIQNPSLAQVTRPPNPPAPQSLSNPPPSSLLPTSLPSHPSSAPPAAPPAPAGPAAPPPAPPPPAPPTSNAASLHHPVPHSSFPSSLSSHLPPAPAPATPSESYPTPTRSPAPYERDRSGERERERERDRAALPAFGDRERERERERERGGSAGGGGSGGGGSGGGAGGGSGGENMGRLQMLNVTPHHHQHSHIHSHLHLHQQDTAAGGVHPLMDPLASGSPLARLPYPGATLGTPILAHPLTDSEVLRQQLFGEEKAPRPCAPFRDLPQPSSLTGPMSAAHQLQAMQQAQSAELQIQRLALEQQWIHHHHHHSLTQDEYYSHLKKESDKTL; this is encoded by the exons atgaaaacacgGACACACAAAGAATCG ATGCCCATGCGCAGTGGGCGACGGCGGGGGGCAAGCGAGGAGAGAAGGGGTAGACGCCCGCATCCCAGCCCCACTCGCCCTGAACGCAACGATAGACAGACG CAAAGAGGTGCTGCCGAGGAATTGGCTGGAAATCGCTTCAGTCGCAGATCACAAGGGCATGATTCATCAGAGAGTGAGGGGGAGGAACTTGTGTCTCCTCCAAAGAGGCAGAAAGTTCAG GATTCGGCCTCTACCCCAAACCCTCCAACATCAACACACTCCACTGACAGCTCGGCTCCCTCTACTGTCCCACCTCCAACCTCAGTTGCAAGCCAATCCCGTGAGAGTGACAATGAAGACGGCCAATCCCAGGGCAGCAGGAGTTCAGTTGTAGGGAGCCTGGCCAATAGCAGCAGTAGTCTGAGCAGTGGGCGGGATATAGACCAGGACAATCGTTCCTCATCTCCAAGTCTCTCCGCTTCCCCTCTGGGTAGCTTGGACTCTGATTCCGATGGCCCCGACTCACCAAAGCAAGGAGAGAGGGAACGGGAGAAAggcaaagagggaggaggagggaaggtggCAGGGGAGGATAGGAGGGCACTACGGGAGGGAAGAGGGGAGGATTTGTGTGGAGATGGAGAAAAGCCAGATGTGGATTCCCGCATTGAAGACTGTCCTTCTCTGAAGCCCCCCTCAACTCCATGCTCTTCCTCTGGTCTGACTCCCTCGCTCCGTGGAGCAGGTGATTCATCAAACGACGGCAATAGTGGGAGGAAGTCCTATTTCTCCCTGGACTCAAAACTCATGTGTAAAGTTGAATATGGCGGACCGACGGGCGTTGACGGTACACTTAGTGGCAACAGAATGAATTCCAAAGCCAGCACCCAGTGTGCGACCAAGACAACTATCTCGGGAGGCGATTTCTCCCATAACAGCCCAAACATTCCCCACTCCTTGGcgccccctcttcctcctccacctgcccTGAAGCCCTTGGAGCTTGGGGTACAAAACCTGCCTGCTGAGGttaagacagaaagagacaaaatagAGAAGGCAGACAAACTCGTGGACAagtctcctccctctctgttgcCGCAGACCGGCCCTCAGCCACAGTCCCAGTCCCAGCCTCAGGCCCAACCCTCAGCCCACCCTCACCACTACAGCTCCACCAGCTGGCAGGGTGGCACAGCAACTGGTTGCCAGGGGAGCTGGGGCTACACCCGTTACCCTGGCAACCACCACCCACACCAACCACAGCACCAGCCcccagtgcagcagcagcaacttcCCTCTGTTTACAACCCTCCGTCCTCTCGCCACTCCTCCTCCCACCCCTCTTACCTCCCCCAtcctcacccccacccccacaggGAGTACCTTCCCAGGTACGCTGGGGGGGgaggggacagagagaggggggctgcaggagagagggagaggggagtgAGGGGGGAATGTGGGGGGAGGGAGCTCAACAGGGAGTTCTCCGCTCCCATTGGCAACAGTAGCAACAATAGTAGTGGGGGTAACAGTAACAGTGCTTGTGGTGGGATGGGTGGGCCGAACAGCATCCAAAGCCGGGAGTTTGGAGGTCTCTCAGTGAGTCAGAACCGAGATTTCCAAGGTTCTGGGAGAGATGGACCTACTAACATGGGTCCTGAACGAAGAGACTTTGTTCCAGCTTTCAGAGACAGGGAGCGAGAAAGGGAAAGGGAACGGGAacgggatggagggagggaattTCCTCTGCCAAACCAAAACCAGACTAGAGACTTTGGCCCCAATGGAGCTGGAGGGGGCCATCCCAGAGACAAAGATGGAGGCAGATGGGGTGAGTTTGGAGGCCAAACAAGAGAGGTTGTAGGCAACAGTAACCCAAATAGCAACTCCATCCCCCAAGGAAACCCCCCAAGTTCAACTAGTGGGCTACCTGTCACCCCAATGCTGAACCGAGACCCACCTGCATCCCCCCAAAACAACACCAGCCACTCTTCTCATTCTTCCCTGCCCCCACACCCCCACCCGCATCCCCCAAACTCAACCAACCGGGACTTCCCTCCTCCCATGGACCAGGCACAAACCCCCTCTTCAGGAGCGGATCACTTCCACAGAGAGTATCCTCCCACTGGAGGAAAGGACTTTCCTGCTGGGGCGCCTCCTTCTGCTGGCACAAATCGAGAGTACCTCAGCCCGCCTGGGGTGACTTCGAACCTTGGACGAGAGTATTCAGGGCCTGGAGGAACCCAGCATCCCCACCCACCTCATCCCCACTACCAGTCTGGGCCCAGGGACAGAGAAAGGGACTCAAACTTGCGAGAGGCTGCTCTGTACCAAAACCGTGGAGGTCCAAATCAACCTCGTGcactctctccatcctcctcttccagcCATCATGGACACCCTCCAAATGCTCCTTATCCCCCTCCACCACCTCAGCCTCCTCTAGCCCCATCTCAAACCTCCCACGCCCAGCCACCCCCAGCCGCTATGGCACCCAGTGTACGTCCCCCACACTACCAGTCCTCTGGCCAGACTCCTCCAACACCCCTATCTCCGTTACCCAGCCCGTCCACAAATCAGATGGGAGGCTTCTCATCTTTTCCCCCTGGTTCCTCCTCTGCACCCAACATGCCACTTCCTGGGCCAGGTGTGTCATCCAGCTGTTCGCCTGGATGTCGGCCGTCCCCTTTCCATGGCACTTTGAACAGCCACCCCCCCTTCAGCGGAGCTTACCACTCAAATGGTAACAGTGGCAGTAACATGGCCAACAGCAATAGCAACAGTAGCGCACCCAACAGCAGCAATACCAATTCTCAGTCGCTCTCGCCTCAAAATGTCTCAAAGGGACCTCCACCTCTTAGTAACTCTGccaacaacaacagcatttcGACCCCTTCCTCCAGTTCATCACTCCCTGGTGGAGTTGGCCATTCGGATTCAGGCCCGCCCCCCATACCTGTCATCAAGGAAGAACCAATAGAAGAACGGGAGGAAAGTGAAAGCCCACCACCAGTGTTGAGAAGCCCCTCTCCTGAACCTAAGCCTGTAGACATCCCCATTCATGCCAGCCAATCAGCAAG GTTTCACAAGGTCCTTGACCGTGGCAGCGGGAACTCTTGTGCCCGCAGTGATGTCCTCTTTGTTCCATTGGACGGCTCCAAACTGTGGAAGAAGAGGAATGAGATGATAGAACGAGCCCGAAGGGAGGTCGAGCAGAGGGCCAGAGActtaagagaaaaagagagagaacgagaaAGGGAGCGTGAGCGTGAAAGGGAACTGGATCGACATCTACAG CAACAGAAGGACGCCAGTGCCGCAGCAGGGGCTCGCCAGggctcctctctcttcttcccctcctcaTCTTCTATTATCCTCGatccttcatcatcatcctcctcttcggGCAACCATGTCACCCATGCTCCACCTCACCATCAGCATCATCCTTCACACCCACATGCTCACCTTACTCCATCACACCATCTCCACCCCACTCTATCTCACTCTATCCCccactctctcctcctgccaTCCATGGCAGGAGCATCAGCAGTGGTTGGAGGCCATCAAGGTGCCCTCGGAATAGGTTTAGGTGGCCCTTATCTGGGCCCTGATACCCCAGCACTGAGAACCCTGAGCGAGTACGCTCGCCCTCATGCCATGTCTCCACTCGGGGCGGCAAGTCGTGTCCAACAACATCACCAACAAGTTCACCATGGCCATCCCCATGTCCATCCGTCATTCTTCCTTCCCCAGTTTCAGAATCACGCTTTGGGCCACCCGCACCACCTACCAGCTGATGCTGCCACAGCTGCAGCCATCTTGGGCTTTTTATATGGTGGCAGCCTTGAAGGGGGTCCAGGAGTTGGGGGCCACGCTGGGGTAGCAGGAGGCCCGGTACCTGGAGGAATTGGGGGTGGTGGGTTAGGAGGAGTCGGTTTTCCTCATGCAGTGGCTGCACATCGGGATCGAATGAAGCCAGGATTTGAATTCAAGAGTGATGAGCGTATTTACCCACCAGGGTCCATGCCTGATCCTGCAGCTCTTGCTCTTGCTCACTCTCATTCACATGCTCATGCCCATGCCCATGCCCATGCCC ACTCCCTCCTCCTTGGAGGGGGAGCTAATGAGGTGTCACTCTATTGCACTCCTCCGCCTCCAGCTCCCCCTGGCCCCCCACACATCCAGAACCCAAGTCTGGCCCAAGTAACTCGACCTCCGAACCCTCCTGCCCCTCAATCCCTGTCCAATCCACCCCCTTCATCTCTCCTCCCAACCTCACTCCCCTCTCACCCTTCATCTGCGCCACCAGCTGCCCCCCCAGCCCCGGCAGGCCCTGCTGCTCCTCCgccagctcctcctccacccgCTCCACCGACCTCCAACGCCGCCTCACTTCATCACCCAGTCCCCCATTCTTCTTTTCCCAGCTCCCTGTCCTCTCATCTGCCACCAGCCCCGGCTCCAGCCACTCCCTCTGAGAGCTACCCCACTCCCACTCGCTCTCCCGCCCCTTATGAGCGAGACAGGAGTGGAGAAAGAGAgcgggagagggagagagacagagctgcaTTGCCGGCCTTTGGGgacagagagcgagaaagagagagggagagagaaaggggaggaagTGCAGGAGGTGGCGGAAGTGGAGGAGggggaagtggaggaggagcaggtggaggaagtggaggagagaATATGGGGCGTCTTCAGATGTTAAACGTGACGCCTCATCATCACCAGCATTCACACATCCACTCACATCTTCACCTGCACCAGCAAGACACAG CGGCGGGCGGGGTTCACCCCCTGATGGACCCGTTGGCGTCGGGGTCTCCTTTGGCACGCCTCCCTTACCCAGGAGCCACACTAGGCACCCCCATCCTGGCTCACCCCCTCACTGACAGCGAGGTGCTCCGCCAACAGCTGTTCGGTGAGGAGAAGGCTCCTCGTCCAT GTGCTCCTTTCCGTGACCTGCCCCAGCCGTCCTCCCTCACTGGTCCCATGTCAGCAGCCCATCAGCTCCAGGCCATGCAGCAGGCCCAGAGCGCAGAGCTGCAGATCCAGAGACTGGCCCTGGAACAACAGTGGatccatcaccatcaccaccactccCTTACCCAGGACGAGTATTACAG TCACCTGAAGAAAGAAAGTGACAAGACCCTGTGA